DNA sequence from the Leptospira limi genome:
ATAAAAAAGAAGGGGGTTACTTCACTGGACTCCCTCTTATCAATTCCGATCCAAACGTAGGGATTGGTTACGGTGCACGTGTTTTGTATTTTTACAATGGAAGTCGAACTTCCCCTATGTTTGAATACACACCTTACCGCGTGAGAGTTTTTGCTCAGTATTTTAATACGACCAAGAATGCACCATACCACCAGTTAAGTTTGGATGCACCGTTTATCTTTGACACCAAATGGCGGTTACGTGCAGATTTAGTGTATGATAGAAATCCCAATTCCCTATATTTTGGTATTGGACAAAGTACACTACAACCTCTTTCTTATTTAGAAAGAAACGATCCCAGTGGAAGGATCCGAAGGAATGCACCTTTTGCCGATTACGAAGACAATCTTAGTTACAGAAGGCCAGGGGATGCTGGAGTTGGTGAATCTCCAATTGTCAGTGATAATAAATACAACCGTTATGACATTGAGAATCCTAACTTCAGTACATCAGGTGAATACTCGTTCTTTGGCGGAACACTTAGAGCAGTAACAGGAGTGCGTTTATCAAAACAAATCATACGAAGGTATGATGGTACAAATAACAACGCATACCTTGGGCCTGCTGACGGAATCCTTGGGCTTTTAGACATCGATCGAACCATCACAACTCCACAAGGGGAAACAAAACTGACTCGTGATGACAAAGATGGTAAAATTCGCGGGATCAATGGTGGTTATGTCAATACGATTCGTGCTGGTATTGTTTATGACACACGAGATTTTGAACCAGATCCAAATAGAGGATTGTTTTTAGAATACACTCACGAACGTTCCACAAAAGCGATTGGATCTAATTACGAGTTTAACAAAAACTTAGTTTCCGGTCGTATTTTCCTAAGTCCAGTTACTTGGTTTACGAATAAACCACCTGAGCTTCTAGAGAAATTTGTATTAGCTGCACGTGGTGCGATGATTCAAACAAATGGAGACGCACCTTTTTACGAATACCGTAACATGTGGGGAACGGAAGTGAACCAATCTGGTCTTGGTGGTAGAACTACCATTCGTGGTTACAAACAAGATCGTTTTGTTGGCCAAACTATGGCGTACGCAAACTTTGAGATTAGATGGAAATTTGCGGAAGCTGAATTTGGTGGACAACACTTTGATTTCCAATTAGTTCCATTTTATGACGTAGGGCGAGTTTGGGATCGAACTTCAGATGCTAACTTAAAGAACTACAAACATTCAAGAGGTATTGGTCTAAGAATTCCTTGGAACCAAGCAACAGTTATCTACCTTGATTATGCAATTTCAAATGAAGATAGACAGACCTTTATTAACTTTAACCACATATTTTAGGGAGCACTTTAAGATTATGAAAAAACTTCATTACTGTTTTGCTCTTTTGGCAATTTCATTATTCATCAACTGCGAAATGAAACCTGTAGACGATGTCTTTGGATTAAGTCCAGAAGAAACCAACCAACTTTTCGCAGGACTCATCGCAAATCAGAGTTTGCGTGATAATGGCAATGGTACTGTGACAGATGCAATTTCCAATTTGGTTTGGCAAAAATGTTCACATGGCCAAGTTTATCGATCAGGATTTAACGATTGTTTGGGGGCTCCTCAAGGATCGATTTACAATCCTTACGATTCCAGTCGGGCTGGTGCCATCCAAGTTGCATTTTGTGATTCCAAAACTCATGCTTGTAATTCCATCAACTATCCCCAAGTCATCCAAGGATTTTCATCCATTGGAATCCAGGGAACAAGTGAATTGTATGCAGCATGCCAAAGTAGCAATTTTTTGGGCCAAACTTGGCGAGTACCAACTCCAATTGAATACCAACGATTGGTGATTCCTGGACGTGCGGCAACTTTACAATTTTTCCCATCCACCCAAGAGGAAGATTATTGGACTGCTTGGTCTAACCAAGACGATTTACCAGGTGAAACGGCGTTTGCAATTTCGTTTGACCGCCAATCCTATGGAGTCCAAAAGTCTGTCGTAAAAACACAAAGGAATTATGTCCGTTGTGTGAGACAAGGTCCTTAATTTTACAAACCAATCAAAAACTCTCCTAATTTTGGGAGAGTTTTTACTTTTCAAAAAAGCAATTTCATACTAAACTTTTATCCATTCAGACCGAAGTACCCATTAGGTGGTTAGGTTTTCATGAGAATAGAAGAATCCACATTCAGCCGAATGAATGTAGATCTCCAAAGAGATCGAAGGGTGAACTATGTCGGTCATGGACAATTAGAAAGTGCCCCTGAAACAATGTCTGCCTTACATGTCATTTCGCATGAATTAGGACATGCACAGGAATTTAAAAATGAAGCCTTCCGAGAAGGAAGAGAAATTCAATCCGTTCAAGTCAAAATCAATTATGAACTTCGAGATGGTCGAATGGTTGCTGTCAGTGGTGAAACACATGCAGTGACAAAACCAAATTCCAAACAAGAAGACGATCCTAGTTTACAACCATATTCAGATGGGAAATCTATCCAAGATTTGTTCCAACAAAAAGCAGAAGAAGAGAAAAAGGCAAAAGAAAAATCTTCTGAACAAGTTGATCGAAATAATCCAAAAGAAATCCAAAAACGAAGTTATGAAAAAAACTTAGAATCAAAAATCAAAGAATTGGAAACTCGATTAGAATCTGAAAAGAGTAAAAAAACATCTGATATAACTTCGACAGAACGTCAAAAAGAATTGGAATCTGAAAAAAAACGATTAGAAGAGGAAGTCCGAATGCTTCGAATCAAAGAACAATTAAAAGAAACCTTTGCTCTACTGACTGATTTTCGAAAAATGATGGCCTCCAATGTTTTTGGAATGCTCAATTATAAAATGGAATCAAATTACGGTTCCACTTTGGATACGTTTGTTTGAATTCCAAGTGTTTCTAAGATAAATTCTCGTAATTCTCCAATTCCTCTTCCCGTAGTCGCAGAAATATAAAATACGCGAAACGGAACTCCTATTTCATTCATAGCATCTTCCATTTCTGTTCGTACTTTGTGTTGCCCACTTTGATTTAATTTATCAATTTTCGTTCTGATCACAACGGGTTTAATTTTTTTTTCCATTGCAACTTCGATTGTAGACAACTCCTCTTCTGGAAACTCCCTTTGAGAATCACATAGTATAAATAAAACTTTAAGTTGTTTCCATGAATTGAGAAATCCTTCTAAAAGATTCATCATATCTTTATGTTCTTTGTGAGATGCTTTTGAATAACCAAATCCTGGTAAGTCGATCAAATTAAAGCCAACTTTGGTTCTGAAAATGTTGATTAGTTTTGTTTTTCCAGGAGTTTTTGATACTTTTGCAAGACCTCTATGATTGGATAACGCATTGAGCAAACTAGATTTTCCAGAGTTGGATCTACCCATAAATGCAATGGATTGAACCGAGTCTAAATCTTCCTTTTCTTCCAATTTGGCAATAGACGTGAAAAATTTAGTTTCGGGAAAAGGAATTTCTTTGGAATATTTATGCATCTAGATCACCTTTCCAAATAGATTCGTTTGGGATAATTCTTTTCGTTTTTGGAGAAGAGCGAAAATAAAATTTGAATCGGTTCATTTTCAAAATAAAGGATGGGAATAAAAGTTCTAAGGAAAAATGGAATACCATTCTCCCGCATACATTCTGAAATTTCCTTGTTCCCTGAGCGAATTTGAATTTTTTGTCCATGATGCCATGATCCAAGTGAATACCTTTCTTCAGGGTCTTTGATTCTAAATTGGTTTTGATTCCATTCAATCGTAAGTTGGTTTCCTTCACGATAAGAGATTGCTTTTTTAAATGCGGAAGACTTTTTATCAATGATAAAAAGATCACCAAACTTTGATTTGTATAAATAGCAATTTTTGTTTTCTAAAAATGCTCTTTCTCCTTCTGATTGTAGATGAAAATTTTCAAATCCGGATTTATAAAGTGGATACATTCCCATTAATTTTAAATGAAAGTCGATTAATTCTTTTTTTGCAGGTAATTTTAAACTCATCCATGTTTCATGTGGGATCCGAAACATTTTGGGAGATGTCGTTTGGTTTGGACTCGCGAGTCCATCAAATTGGATATTGAGTTGTGATCGATCATGGAAATTCCAATATGTTTTATGAAAATTCCATTTCTCTCGTTCCAGTATCGGTAACAATTCCATTCGGATTCGATTTCGTTTGTAAATGGGATCTGAATTTGACTCATCTTCAAAAATTCGCAGATGGTTTGATACATATTCATAAAGATCCTTTAGTTCTTGGTCTTCTAGGAATACTAATGGTAAAAATCGTTCGCCATCAAATGGAGGAAGTGTATAAAACGATTTTTTCCCACCACCTCTTGTTAGGTGTAAGAAAATAGATTCGGTGTAATCTTTACAGTGGTGGCCTGTCAGAATCACAGAAGGGTTTGTTCTCGTGATTTTTTTCAGTTCATGGTAGCGGACCAATCTACCAGTTTCTTCGAGTCCTTTTTTAAGTTTTAAAGCGAGATTTGGAATTTTTTTTTTACAAACGAAACGGGGAAACCAAAGTTTTCTAAATAAACTAACATTTCGTTTTCTTCCTTTTGGATCTCTCTAATTCCATGGGAGAGATAAAACAAATGTGGAGTTTCGATTTTGTATTTGTCGTTTAAGTATTTTAGAAATAAGAGAAGGATACTGGAGTCTTTTCCACCAGAATAGGAAAGTAAAAATCTAGTTTTATTTGAAACCCAATGATGTGGTAAATTGGTTCCCATTCGTTTGAGCATTGATTCAAAATGAGCGGAGATGGAGACCGGAATTTCAAGATTCATATTTTTCTCACAGCCACCATAGTGATATCATCGTGTTGTTCCTGTTCTTTGACAAATGCTTTTAGATCCAAATATATATTCTCCAGTATCTTTTTTGGTTCAAATTCTATATTCGAAAGGAAACTTTTTTCTAGACTTGGTTCACCGTATTGTTTTTCCGATGCATTGCGTGCTTCCGTTACCCCATCTGTAAAAAGTAAAATTGTATCTCCCGCATGGAATTGTAATTTAGATTCATTTTTGAATTTTGAAATATCGGGACTAATTCCTAAAATGACTCCACCTGTTTCGATAGAATGTAAAGACTTTTGATTCACTTGGTAATGGTAAAAATTTCCATGACCGGCTCCAGACACATCAACTTCATCGGTCACCAAATTCCAACGAATCAAAATCATACTCATAAATCGCGGTGTAATGGCTTCCTTATAACTAGAATAGAGATAATTGTTTATATCGTTTAAAATTTCCCAAGGTGAGTCTTTGACTCTCACAAGAGAATGTAATATGGTTCTGACAGTCGCCATCACAAGGCCTGCAGCAACACCTTTTCCACTCACGTCTCCGATACACACAAACAATTCATTTCGATTCGGTGACAGGATAAAATCGTAATAATCACCACCGATTCCGCGCGCAGGAACCATGAATCCACCAAAGGAAAAACCCTCTGCTTCAGGTGCATGTCTAGGTAAAAGATTACTTTGGATTTCTTTTGCAATTTCAATTTCTTTTTCCAATCTTTCTTTGTTCGAAAGGTTTTGGTACAAATTGGAATTTTCCATTGTAATTCGAGCGAGGGAAACAAATGCATTTAAAGCTTCGATTTCTTCATTTGGAAATCTAGTATCTTGTTTTGCTAATATAAAAATACAGATGGTTCCATTTTCTAATTTGACTGGAACGATTATTGATTCTTTCCCAACGATTCCTAAAGTTCCTAAGATTGGAATCTTAATGGGATCAATTGTCATAATTTCTTTTGTTTGTAAAATTGAAGTTAATTCTTTTGATTCAATGGAGTCTGTATGAGTTTTTAATTCATAATTATCCAAATCTCGATACACTTTAAATACTTTAACCTTAGAGCTATCAATTGGGTATTCAATTAAACAGGAAATGGAAGAGTCTACAATTCCAGACAAGGTGAGTAGGATCATACGTATCATTTCATTATGATTGTTTAAATACAATTGGCTAAGTGTAAGAGCAGCTGTATGCAAACTTCTGAAATGTTTTGACTGATTTTTTGATTTGGAGAATAAAAGAGAATTTCTTAGAGATACAGCAAATTGTCCGACTACAATTTTAAGTATTTCCTCATCTTCGATGTATTCAGTTGGATCCTCTTCATCGTAGTCAATTGTAATCATCCCTACAGCTATATTTGCATATAAGATTGGTAATACTAATTGTGACTTTGTTCCTGTAAGTTTTGAATAAAAAGAATAAAAAGGATGAGTTTGGTCACTGAACTTATAAAAACAAGGCTCACGATTCGCCATAGCTTCCACTAGGATTCCATAACTCAAATCATAATCTAGGGTAAAACGTTTGATGGCTCTTTGTAAGTATTTTTGTTTTGAGTAATAATGTGCTAATTTAATTTCACCTAACTCGAGGTTGGTGATAAATATTGCGATTTTATCTTTTTTTAATCGATCTGCAATCAGTTCACTAAATCGAAACATTAGGTCTTCTAAACCAAGTGATGAATTAAAGAGGGAAAGGTTTTCTAAAAGGAATTCTGTCTTTTCTTCTGAATTGAGAACATTTTTACCAACACGAGGAATTTTCCTTTTTTCTAAGATCCATTCCCTTTGGCATGTTTGGCAAAAAAAACGGCCTTTTTGGGTGAGTCCGCTGGGTACCCGAGGTTCGGCGCATAACAGACAGATCCTTTCAAAATCCGATTCCTCGTTCATCACAGAGCCAGGGTATCCGATTTCTTTTTTCGTCTGCTACAAGAATTTCGTGTCGATCCAAGAAACCTGGTACGATTTGTGCTTAATCTATAAGCAAATGTTGTTTTTTCTGCTGAAATCGAAAGGAAGGCAAGTGAAATGTTGAAAAAATCGTTTAATTGTTTGCTTACCGTGCATTGTGATGAGAAAATAAGCAAATTGAATCTGTGTTCCTTTCCAGCAATCCGTAATAACAAAGAGCAAAACCTATGAGCGCGAAAAAATTCAATCCCATCCAATCCATCCACGAAGTAGCTACGGCAATGAATTCCACCCAAGACCCCGATGGCCTTTTGGAACTCA
Encoded proteins:
- the omp85 gene encoding Omp85 family outer membrane protein, producing MYNSILRSFILLLFFSMVSSVFAQERAPRTDLPFEISEKKRLSERDFKNKKEGGYFTGLPLINSDPNVGIGYGARVLYFYNGSRTSPMFEYTPYRVRVFAQYFNTTKNAPYHQLSLDAPFIFDTKWRLRADLVYDRNPNSLYFGIGQSTLQPLSYLERNDPSGRIRRNAPFADYEDNLSYRRPGDAGVGESPIVSDNKYNRYDIENPNFSTSGEYSFFGGTLRAVTGVRLSKQIIRRYDGTNNNAYLGPADGILGLLDIDRTITTPQGETKLTRDDKDGKIRGINGGYVNTIRAGIVYDTRDFEPDPNRGLFLEYTHERSTKAIGSNYEFNKNLVSGRIFLSPVTWFTNKPPELLEKFVLAARGAMIQTNGDAPFYEYRNMWGTEVNQSGLGGRTTIRGYKQDRFVGQTMAYANFEIRWKFAEAEFGGQHFDFQLVPFYDVGRVWDRTSDANLKNYKHSRGIGLRIPWNQATVIYLDYAISNEDRQTFINFNHIF
- the lsa25 gene encoding surface adhesin Lsa25 gives rise to the protein MKKLHYCFALLAISLFINCEMKPVDDVFGLSPEETNQLFAGLIANQSLRDNGNGTVTDAISNLVWQKCSHGQVYRSGFNDCLGAPQGSIYNPYDSSRAGAIQVAFCDSKTHACNSINYPQVIQGFSSIGIQGTSELYAACQSSNFLGQTWRVPTPIEYQRLVIPGRAATLQFFPSTQEEDYWTAWSNQDDLPGETAFAISFDRQSYGVQKSVVKTQRNYVRCVRQGP
- the yihA gene encoding ribosome biogenesis GTP-binding protein YihA/YsxC → MHKYSKEIPFPETKFFTSIAKLEEKEDLDSVQSIAFMGRSNSGKSSLLNALSNHRGLAKVSKTPGKTKLINIFRTKVGFNLIDLPGFGYSKASHKEHKDMMNLLEGFLNSWKQLKVLFILCDSQREFPEEELSTIEVAMEKKIKPVVIRTKIDKLNQSGQHKVRTEMEDAMNEIGVPFRVFYISATTGRGIGELREFILETLGIQTNVSKVEP
- a CDS encoding tRNA lysidine(34) synthetase, with amino-acid sequence MVRYHELKKITRTNPSVILTGHHCKDYTESIFLHLTRGGGKKSFYTLPPFDGERFLPLVFLEDQELKDLYEYVSNHLRIFEDESNSDPIYKRNRIRMELLPILEREKWNFHKTYWNFHDRSQLNIQFDGLASPNQTTSPKMFRIPHETWMSLKLPAKKELIDFHLKLMGMYPLYKSGFENFHLQSEGERAFLENKNCYLYKSKFGDLFIIDKKSSAFKKAISYREGNQLTIEWNQNQFRIKDPEERYSLGSWHHGQKIQIRSGNKEISECMRENGIPFFLRTFIPILYFENEPIQILFSLFSKNEKNYPKRIYLER
- a CDS encoding tRNA lysidine(34) synthetase → MNLEIPVSISAHFESMLKRMGTNLPHHWVSNKTRFLLSYSGGKDSSILLLFLKYLNDKYKIETPHLFYLSHGIREIQKEENEMLVYLENFGFPVSFVKKKFQISL
- a CDS encoding SpoIIE family protein phosphatase, translated to MNEESDFERICLLCAEPRVPSGLTQKGRFFCQTCQREWILEKRKIPRVGKNVLNSEEKTEFLLENLSLFNSSLGLEDLMFRFSELIADRLKKDKIAIFITNLELGEIKLAHYYSKQKYLQRAIKRFTLDYDLSYGILVEAMANREPCFYKFSDQTHPFYSFYSKLTGTKSQLVLPILYANIAVGMITIDYDEEDPTEYIEDEEILKIVVGQFAVSLRNSLLFSKSKNQSKHFRSLHTAALTLSQLYLNNHNEMIRMILLTLSGIVDSSISCLIEYPIDSSKVKVFKVYRDLDNYELKTHTDSIESKELTSILQTKEIMTIDPIKIPILGTLGIVGKESIIVPVKLENGTICIFILAKQDTRFPNEEIEALNAFVSLARITMENSNLYQNLSNKERLEKEIEIAKEIQSNLLPRHAPEAEGFSFGGFMVPARGIGGDYYDFILSPNRNELFVCIGDVSGKGVAAGLVMATVRTILHSLVRVKDSPWEILNDINNYLYSSYKEAITPRFMSMILIRWNLVTDEVDVSGAGHGNFYHYQVNQKSLHSIETGGVILGISPDISKFKNESKLQFHAGDTILLFTDGVTEARNASEKQYGEPSLEKSFLSNIEFEPKKILENIYLDLKAFVKEQEQHDDITMVAVRKI